The Ziziphus jujuba cultivar Dongzao chromosome 7, ASM3175591v1 genome includes a region encoding these proteins:
- the LOC107424129 gene encoding diacylglycerol O-acyltransferase 1 isoform X4, whose product MLHLLLDDSWLDSPESVGTTATTMTNHSDSDLNLSIRRRSSSTAAAKTMSDSTSKTNALLADNNSSEQRLMRHSTCGSDCDCEDDKDRIRAVDDPLVSSANAKVSDKKEARERIGDGDDRGGKDFSAFKLAYRPSAPAHKRVKESPLSSDAIFKQSHAGLFNLCIVVLVAVNSRLIIENLMKYGWLMKTGFWFSSTSLRDWPLLMCWCDSAVLSGVALMLFACIVWLKLVSYAHTNYDLRALAKLTDKGEVPPSSLTVDCTYDVSFKSLAYFMVAPTLCYQLSYPRTTCIRKGWVFRQLVKLIIFTGVMGFIIEQYINPLVKNSQHPLKGNLLYAIERVLKLSVPNLYVWLCMFYCFFHLWLNILAELLCFGDREFYKDWWNAKTVEEYWRLWNMPVHKWMFRHIYIPCLQNGISKGVAVVIAFLVSAIFHELCIAVPCHIFKFWAFIGIMLQVPLVLITNYLQERFRSSMVGNMIFWFIFCILGQPMCVLLYYHDLLNRKARSE is encoded by the exons ATGCTCCACCTCCTCCTCGACGACAGCTGGTTGG ATTCGCCGGAAAGTGTCGGCACCACCGCCACTACTATGACCAATCACTCTGACTCAGATCTCAACCTCTCGATTCGGAGGAGATCGAGCTCCACCGCCGCAGCCAAAACGATGTCGGATTCCACCTCCAAAACGAATGCGCTGCTGGCTGATAATAACTCCTCCGAGCAGCGTTTGATGAGACACTCGACCTGCGGGAGCGATTGCGATTGCGAGGATGATAAGGATAGAATTCGTGCCGTTGACGATCCTTTGGTCTCCTCTGCCAATGCCAAGGTGAGTGATAAGAAGGAGGCTCGGGAAAGGATTGGAGACGGTGATGATCGAGGAGGAAAGGATTTTTCGGCTTTCAAATTAGCGTATAGGCCATCGGCTCCTGCTCATAAGAGAGTGAAGGAGAGCCCTCTGAGCTCAGACGCAATCTTCAAACAG AGCCATGCAGGTCTATTCAATCTCTGCATTGTCGTACTTGTTGCTGTAAACAGCAGGCTTATTATTGAGAATTTGATGAAG TATGGTTGGTTAATGAAGACTGGCTTTTGGTTTAGTTCAACGTCATTGCGAGATTGGCCTCTACTTATGTGTTG GTGTGATTCTGCTGTTTTATCTGGTGTTGCATTGATGCTCTTTGCTTGTATTGTGTGGTTAAAACTGGTCTCATATGCGCATACGAACTATGATTTAAGAGCACTTGCCAAATTGACTGATAAG GGAGAAGTTCCGCCTAGTTCCCTTACTGTGGATTGCACTTATGATGTTAGCTTCAAAAGTTTGGCATACTTCATGGTTGCTCCAACATTATGTTATCAG CTGAGCTATCCTCGTACAACATGCATTCGAAAGGGTTGGGTGTTCCGTCAACTTGTCAAGTTAATAATCTTTACAGGAGTCATGGGATTTATTATTGAGCAA TATATTAATCCTCTTGTCAAAAATTCACAACATCCTTTGAAGGGGAACCTACTATATGCCATAGAGAGGGTTTTGAAGCTTTCAGTTCCAAATTTATATGTGTGGCTCTGCATGTTCTACTGCTTTTTTCACCTTTG GTTAAACATACTTGCTGAACTTCTTTGTTTTGGTGATCGGGAGTTCTACAAAGATTGGTGGAATGCGAAAACAGTGGAGGAG TATTGGAGATTGTGGAACATG CCTGTTCATAAATGGATGTTTCGTCATATCTATATTCCATGCTTACAGAACGGAATTTCAAAG GGAGTTGCTGTTGTAATTGCATTCCTAGTATCTGCCATATTCCATGAG CTGTGTATTGCTGTTCCTTGCCACATATTCAAGTTCTGGGCTTTTATTGGGATTATGCTCCAG GTTCCCTTGGTCTTGATCACAAATTACCTGCAAGAAAGGTTCAGAAGCTCAATG
- the LOC107424129 gene encoding diacylglycerol O-acyltransferase 1 isoform X1: MLHLLLDDSWLDSPESVGTTATTMTNHSDSDLNLSIRRRSSSTAAAKTMSDSTSKTNALLADNNSSEQRLMRHSTCGSDCDCEDDKDRIRAVDDPLVSSANAKVSDKKEARERIGDGDDRGGKDFSAFKLAYRPSAPAHKRVKESPLSSDAIFKQSHAGLFNLCIVVLVAVNSRLIIENLMKYGWLMKTGFWFSSTSLRDWPLLMCCLTLPIFPLAAFAVEQLAQRKCISDPVVICLHIIITTTSILYPVFVILRCDSAVLSGVALMLFACIVWLKLVSYAHTNYDLRALAKLTDKGEVPPSSLTVDCTYDVSFKSLAYFMVAPTLCYQLSYPRTTCIRKGWVFRQLVKLIIFTGVMGFIIEQYINPLVKNSQHPLKGNLLYAIERVLKLSVPNLYVWLCMFYCFFHLWLNILAELLCFGDREFYKDWWNAKTVEEYWRLWNMPVHKWMFRHIYIPCLQNGISKGVAVVIAFLVSAIFHELCIAVPCHIFKFWAFIGIMLQVPLVLITNYLQERFRSSMVGNMIFWFIFCILGQPMCVLLYYHDLLNRKARSE; encoded by the exons ATGCTCCACCTCCTCCTCGACGACAGCTGGTTGG ATTCGCCGGAAAGTGTCGGCACCACCGCCACTACTATGACCAATCACTCTGACTCAGATCTCAACCTCTCGATTCGGAGGAGATCGAGCTCCACCGCCGCAGCCAAAACGATGTCGGATTCCACCTCCAAAACGAATGCGCTGCTGGCTGATAATAACTCCTCCGAGCAGCGTTTGATGAGACACTCGACCTGCGGGAGCGATTGCGATTGCGAGGATGATAAGGATAGAATTCGTGCCGTTGACGATCCTTTGGTCTCCTCTGCCAATGCCAAGGTGAGTGATAAGAAGGAGGCTCGGGAAAGGATTGGAGACGGTGATGATCGAGGAGGAAAGGATTTTTCGGCTTTCAAATTAGCGTATAGGCCATCGGCTCCTGCTCATAAGAGAGTGAAGGAGAGCCCTCTGAGCTCAGACGCAATCTTCAAACAG AGCCATGCAGGTCTATTCAATCTCTGCATTGTCGTACTTGTTGCTGTAAACAGCAGGCTTATTATTGAGAATTTGATGAAG TATGGTTGGTTAATGAAGACTGGCTTTTGGTTTAGTTCAACGTCATTGCGAGATTGGCCTCTACTTATGTGTTG TCTTACTCTTCCTATATTCCCACTTGCTGCTTTTGCAGTTGAGCAGTTAGCACAACGAAAGTGTATATCTGACCCT GTTGTTATTTGTCTTCATATCATTATCACTACAACATCAATTTTGTATCCAGTTTTTGTGATTCTCAG GTGTGATTCTGCTGTTTTATCTGGTGTTGCATTGATGCTCTTTGCTTGTATTGTGTGGTTAAAACTGGTCTCATATGCGCATACGAACTATGATTTAAGAGCACTTGCCAAATTGACTGATAAG GGAGAAGTTCCGCCTAGTTCCCTTACTGTGGATTGCACTTATGATGTTAGCTTCAAAAGTTTGGCATACTTCATGGTTGCTCCAACATTATGTTATCAG CTGAGCTATCCTCGTACAACATGCATTCGAAAGGGTTGGGTGTTCCGTCAACTTGTCAAGTTAATAATCTTTACAGGAGTCATGGGATTTATTATTGAGCAA TATATTAATCCTCTTGTCAAAAATTCACAACATCCTTTGAAGGGGAACCTACTATATGCCATAGAGAGGGTTTTGAAGCTTTCAGTTCCAAATTTATATGTGTGGCTCTGCATGTTCTACTGCTTTTTTCACCTTTG GTTAAACATACTTGCTGAACTTCTTTGTTTTGGTGATCGGGAGTTCTACAAAGATTGGTGGAATGCGAAAACAGTGGAGGAG TATTGGAGATTGTGGAACATG CCTGTTCATAAATGGATGTTTCGTCATATCTATATTCCATGCTTACAGAACGGAATTTCAAAG GGAGTTGCTGTTGTAATTGCATTCCTAGTATCTGCCATATTCCATGAG CTGTGTATTGCTGTTCCTTGCCACATATTCAAGTTCTGGGCTTTTATTGGGATTATGCTCCAG GTTCCCTTGGTCTTGATCACAAATTACCTGCAAGAAAGGTTCAGAAGCTCAATG
- the LOC107424129 gene encoding diacylglycerol O-acyltransferase 1 isoform X3: MTNHSDSDLNLSIRRRSSSTAAAKTMSDSTSKTNALLADNNSSEQRLMRHSTCGSDCDCEDDKDRIRAVDDPLVSSANAKVSDKKEARERIGDGDDRGGKDFSAFKLAYRPSAPAHKRVKESPLSSDAIFKQSHAGLFNLCIVVLVAVNSRLIIENLMKYGWLMKTGFWFSSTSLRDWPLLMCCLTLPIFPLAAFAVEQLAQRKCISDPVVICLHIIITTTSILYPVFVILRCDSAVLSGVALMLFACIVWLKLVSYAHTNYDLRALAKLTDKGEVPPSSLTVDCTYDVSFKSLAYFMVAPTLCYQLSYPRTTCIRKGWVFRQLVKLIIFTGVMGFIIEQYINPLVKNSQHPLKGNLLYAIERVLKLSVPNLYVWLCMFYCFFHLWLNILAELLCFGDREFYKDWWNAKTVEEYWRLWNMPVHKWMFRHIYIPCLQNGISKGVAVVIAFLVSAIFHELCIAVPCHIFKFWAFIGIMLQVPLVLITNYLQERFRSSMVGNMIFWFIFCILGQPMCVLLYYHDLLNRKARSE, translated from the exons ATGACCAATCACTCTGACTCAGATCTCAACCTCTCGATTCGGAGGAGATCGAGCTCCACCGCCGCAGCCAAAACGATGTCGGATTCCACCTCCAAAACGAATGCGCTGCTGGCTGATAATAACTCCTCCGAGCAGCGTTTGATGAGACACTCGACCTGCGGGAGCGATTGCGATTGCGAGGATGATAAGGATAGAATTCGTGCCGTTGACGATCCTTTGGTCTCCTCTGCCAATGCCAAGGTGAGTGATAAGAAGGAGGCTCGGGAAAGGATTGGAGACGGTGATGATCGAGGAGGAAAGGATTTTTCGGCTTTCAAATTAGCGTATAGGCCATCGGCTCCTGCTCATAAGAGAGTGAAGGAGAGCCCTCTGAGCTCAGACGCAATCTTCAAACAG AGCCATGCAGGTCTATTCAATCTCTGCATTGTCGTACTTGTTGCTGTAAACAGCAGGCTTATTATTGAGAATTTGATGAAG TATGGTTGGTTAATGAAGACTGGCTTTTGGTTTAGTTCAACGTCATTGCGAGATTGGCCTCTACTTATGTGTTG TCTTACTCTTCCTATATTCCCACTTGCTGCTTTTGCAGTTGAGCAGTTAGCACAACGAAAGTGTATATCTGACCCT GTTGTTATTTGTCTTCATATCATTATCACTACAACATCAATTTTGTATCCAGTTTTTGTGATTCTCAG GTGTGATTCTGCTGTTTTATCTGGTGTTGCATTGATGCTCTTTGCTTGTATTGTGTGGTTAAAACTGGTCTCATATGCGCATACGAACTATGATTTAAGAGCACTTGCCAAATTGACTGATAAG GGAGAAGTTCCGCCTAGTTCCCTTACTGTGGATTGCACTTATGATGTTAGCTTCAAAAGTTTGGCATACTTCATGGTTGCTCCAACATTATGTTATCAG CTGAGCTATCCTCGTACAACATGCATTCGAAAGGGTTGGGTGTTCCGTCAACTTGTCAAGTTAATAATCTTTACAGGAGTCATGGGATTTATTATTGAGCAA TATATTAATCCTCTTGTCAAAAATTCACAACATCCTTTGAAGGGGAACCTACTATATGCCATAGAGAGGGTTTTGAAGCTTTCAGTTCCAAATTTATATGTGTGGCTCTGCATGTTCTACTGCTTTTTTCACCTTTG GTTAAACATACTTGCTGAACTTCTTTGTTTTGGTGATCGGGAGTTCTACAAAGATTGGTGGAATGCGAAAACAGTGGAGGAG TATTGGAGATTGTGGAACATG CCTGTTCATAAATGGATGTTTCGTCATATCTATATTCCATGCTTACAGAACGGAATTTCAAAG GGAGTTGCTGTTGTAATTGCATTCCTAGTATCTGCCATATTCCATGAG CTGTGTATTGCTGTTCCTTGCCACATATTCAAGTTCTGGGCTTTTATTGGGATTATGCTCCAG GTTCCCTTGGTCTTGATCACAAATTACCTGCAAGAAAGGTTCAGAAGCTCAATG
- the LOC107424129 gene encoding diacylglycerol O-acyltransferase 1 isoform X2: MAISDSPESVGTTATTMTNHSDSDLNLSIRRRSSSTAAAKTMSDSTSKTNALLADNNSSEQRLMRHSTCGSDCDCEDDKDRIRAVDDPLVSSANAKVSDKKEARERIGDGDDRGGKDFSAFKLAYRPSAPAHKRVKESPLSSDAIFKQSHAGLFNLCIVVLVAVNSRLIIENLMKYGWLMKTGFWFSSTSLRDWPLLMCCLTLPIFPLAAFAVEQLAQRKCISDPVVICLHIIITTTSILYPVFVILRCDSAVLSGVALMLFACIVWLKLVSYAHTNYDLRALAKLTDKGEVPPSSLTVDCTYDVSFKSLAYFMVAPTLCYQLSYPRTTCIRKGWVFRQLVKLIIFTGVMGFIIEQYINPLVKNSQHPLKGNLLYAIERVLKLSVPNLYVWLCMFYCFFHLWLNILAELLCFGDREFYKDWWNAKTVEEYWRLWNMPVHKWMFRHIYIPCLQNGISKGVAVVIAFLVSAIFHELCIAVPCHIFKFWAFIGIMLQVPLVLITNYLQERFRSSMVGNMIFWFIFCILGQPMCVLLYYHDLLNRKARSE; the protein is encoded by the exons ATGGCGATTTCAGATTCGCCGGAAAGTGTCGGCACCACCGCCACTACTATGACCAATCACTCTGACTCAGATCTCAACCTCTCGATTCGGAGGAGATCGAGCTCCACCGCCGCAGCCAAAACGATGTCGGATTCCACCTCCAAAACGAATGCGCTGCTGGCTGATAATAACTCCTCCGAGCAGCGTTTGATGAGACACTCGACCTGCGGGAGCGATTGCGATTGCGAGGATGATAAGGATAGAATTCGTGCCGTTGACGATCCTTTGGTCTCCTCTGCCAATGCCAAGGTGAGTGATAAGAAGGAGGCTCGGGAAAGGATTGGAGACGGTGATGATCGAGGAGGAAAGGATTTTTCGGCTTTCAAATTAGCGTATAGGCCATCGGCTCCTGCTCATAAGAGAGTGAAGGAGAGCCCTCTGAGCTCAGACGCAATCTTCAAACAG AGCCATGCAGGTCTATTCAATCTCTGCATTGTCGTACTTGTTGCTGTAAACAGCAGGCTTATTATTGAGAATTTGATGAAG TATGGTTGGTTAATGAAGACTGGCTTTTGGTTTAGTTCAACGTCATTGCGAGATTGGCCTCTACTTATGTGTTG TCTTACTCTTCCTATATTCCCACTTGCTGCTTTTGCAGTTGAGCAGTTAGCACAACGAAAGTGTATATCTGACCCT GTTGTTATTTGTCTTCATATCATTATCACTACAACATCAATTTTGTATCCAGTTTTTGTGATTCTCAG GTGTGATTCTGCTGTTTTATCTGGTGTTGCATTGATGCTCTTTGCTTGTATTGTGTGGTTAAAACTGGTCTCATATGCGCATACGAACTATGATTTAAGAGCACTTGCCAAATTGACTGATAAG GGAGAAGTTCCGCCTAGTTCCCTTACTGTGGATTGCACTTATGATGTTAGCTTCAAAAGTTTGGCATACTTCATGGTTGCTCCAACATTATGTTATCAG CTGAGCTATCCTCGTACAACATGCATTCGAAAGGGTTGGGTGTTCCGTCAACTTGTCAAGTTAATAATCTTTACAGGAGTCATGGGATTTATTATTGAGCAA TATATTAATCCTCTTGTCAAAAATTCACAACATCCTTTGAAGGGGAACCTACTATATGCCATAGAGAGGGTTTTGAAGCTTTCAGTTCCAAATTTATATGTGTGGCTCTGCATGTTCTACTGCTTTTTTCACCTTTG GTTAAACATACTTGCTGAACTTCTTTGTTTTGGTGATCGGGAGTTCTACAAAGATTGGTGGAATGCGAAAACAGTGGAGGAG TATTGGAGATTGTGGAACATG CCTGTTCATAAATGGATGTTTCGTCATATCTATATTCCATGCTTACAGAACGGAATTTCAAAG GGAGTTGCTGTTGTAATTGCATTCCTAGTATCTGCCATATTCCATGAG CTGTGTATTGCTGTTCCTTGCCACATATTCAAGTTCTGGGCTTTTATTGGGATTATGCTCCAG GTTCCCTTGGTCTTGATCACAAATTACCTGCAAGAAAGGTTCAGAAGCTCAATG